A single Drosophila miranda strain MSH22 chromosome XR, D.miranda_PacBio2.1, whole genome shotgun sequence DNA region contains:
- the LOC108151215 gene encoding disco-interacting protein 2 isoform X1, with the protein MESTSSLPGYIREKLAELDLELSEGDITQKGYEKKRAKLLQPFLKKHEAISVDKAKSTPPPPYYNVKDANNSNSHGNINNDGVIVSSEGYSYVTEVPSLSSSQQRHSKKLDFHQSSSITASSAAQSGPAGTPGYENMRPQGGAVGDPGYQNTREPSGFQNQSHSSSNNSQHRQRRTQRKVTHNEKRYHSEVRQEAVQQALAALKGRPKPSLPMPSKRTSVLNRSPGCNDELDSSTDDESIPEETISPDKEYNYPRDHISNSMIPPEPIIKPPIRESSMSSQQHLRLDVKQSQTPNQKYSSSNSAAERRPPQNLPPLPTSDTSSMESPPIAYKRDSDFSDKAFKQKQFNAPDITQFNNAHRIADRVTRYVNVSQSELSETDANGKWKVSAKIQQLLNTLKRPKRRPLPEFYEDNDIELEIAANTKDPNAPKPEGSTMTPVQGEQLSIPAGLPRTLECALQRYGTNSFKSPMATVLDPNGKITTTLTYGKLLSRAQKIAYALSTKIFSKGPEQVTLKPGDRVALVYPNNDPLSFITAWYGCMFRGLVPLPIELPLSSSDTPPQQVGFLLSSCGITVALTSEACLKGLPKSNTTGEIAKLKGWPRLQWFVTEHLPKPPKEFNVGNLRIDDSAASYIEYTTDKEGSVMGVTVTRASMINHCRALTMACHYTEGETIVCVLDFKREVGLWHAVLTSVLNGMHVIFIPYALMKLRPSSWMQLITKHRASCCLVKSRDLHWGLLATKDHKDISLSSLRMLLVADGANPWSLSSCDQFLNVFQAKGLRSDAICPCASSSEVFTVSLRRPGRGSCGFSQSATGRGVLSMAALSHGVVRVDSEDSLTSLTLQDCGQVMPAAQMVVVRSEGAPVLCKTDQVGEICVTSGSTSASYFGLDGMTNSTFKVQPILEDFDQTKEGSGTGTGTGTGTGTGTGSVGIITKPIGDEYYVRSGLLGFLGPGGLVFVCGSRDGLMTVTGRKHNADDIIATVLAVEPMRFIYRGRIAVFSIKVLRDERVCVIAEQRPDCSEEESFQWMSRVLQAVDSIHQVGIYCLALVPPNHLPKTPLGGIHLCEARRRFLEGSLHPANVLMCPHTCVTNLPKPRELHQGVQTTAKLSSSSGCGITDTGVGPASVMVGNLVQGNRLAEAHGRDVGLSSEDCERKPQLITGVLRWRANTSPDHIIFTLLNSKGAIAKTLTCSELHKRAEKIAALLQERGRIEPGDHVALIFPPGLDLLCAFYGCLYLGAIPITIRPPHPQNLNTTLPTVRMIVDVSKSGIVLSIQPIIKLLKSREAATSIDPKTWPPILDIDDNPKRKYAGIATVSFDSSAYLDFSVSTCGRLSGVNITHRSLSSLCASLKLACELYPSRHVALCLDPYCGLGFVMWTLIGVYSGHHSILIAPYEVEANPSLWLSTLSQHRVRDTFCSYGVIELCTKALSNSIPSLKQRNIDLRCVRTCVVVAEERPRVQLTQQFCKLFQALGLNTRCVSTSFGCRVNPAICVQGASSAESAQVYVDMRALRNNRVALVERGAPNSLCVIESGKLLPGVKVIIANPDTKGHCGDSHLGEIWVQAPHNANGYFTIYGDETDYNDHFNAKLVTGATAEIYARTGYLGFLRRTECSQAASLLDETTPSVASRDSDTESLNSISQLQLNFSNASLGGNSEHSIVSGAGNSNDQELHDAVYVVGAVDEVISLRGMNYHPIDIENSVMRCHKKIAECAVFTWTNLLVVVVELDGNESEALDLVPLVTNTVLEDHQLIVGVVVVVDPGVVPINSRGEKQRMHLRDGFLADQLDPIYVAYNM; encoded by the exons ATGGAGTCTACTTCCTCATTGCCTGGGTACATTCGCGAGAAACTCGCTGAATTAGATCTAGAGCTCTCAGAAG GCGACATCACGCAAAAGGGCTACGAAAAGAAGCGAGCCAAGTTATTGCAACCGTTTCTAAAAAAGCATGAAG CCATTAGCGTCGACAAGGCAAAAAGTACGCCGCCACCGCCATATTACAACGTTAAAGAtgccaacaacagcaacagtcaCGGAAACATCAATAATGATGGTGTCATAGTCTCCAGCGAAGGCTATAGCTATGTGACCGAAGTACCTTCTCTATCCTCTTCACAGCAAAGACATTCCAAAAAGTTAGACTTTCATCAGTCTTCCTCGATAACAGCATCATCAGCCGCTCAAAGCGGACCGGCTGGGACACCTGGGTACGAGAATATGCGCCCGCAAGGCGGTGCAGTCGGCGATCCAGGCTATCAGAATACACGCGAACCGAGCGGTTTTCAAAATCAGTCCCATTCCTCGTCAAATAATAGTCAACACCGCCAGCGACGCACACAGCGCAAAGTAACGCACAATGAGAAACGTTATCATTCGG AGGTGCGTCAGGAGGCCGTTCAGCAGGCCTTAGCAGCACTTAAAGGTCGACCGAAACCTAGTCTTCCGATGCCATCAAAGCGCACATCTGTGCTCAACCGTAGTCCTGGCTGTAACGATGAGCTGGACTCATCTACAGATGACGAATCGATACCAGAGGAGACCATTTCCCCCGACAAGGAGTACAACTATCCGCGCGATCACATAAGCAATAGCATGATACCACCAGAACCGATAATAAAACCACCAATTCGTGAATCATCCATGAGCTCGCAGCAGCATCTGCGACTTGATGTAAAACAGTCACAAACGCCAAATCAGAAGTATTCATCATCGAACAGTGCGGCAGAGAGACGGCCACCCCAAAATCTGCCCCCACTT CCAACATCTGATACATCGAGTATGGAGTCACCGCCTATTGCTTACAAGCGAGACAGTGACTTTTCGGACAAAGCATTTAAGCAGAAGCAGT TCAACGCTCCAGACATCACACAGTTTAATAATGCCCATCGCATTGCTGACCGCGTTACCCGATATGTGAACGTATCCCAAAGCGAACTTAGCGAGACAGATGCGAATGGTAAATGGAAGGTTTCCGCTAAAATACAGCAACTGCTGAACACGCTCAAGAGGCCCAAGCGTCGGCCACTGCCCGAATTCTATGAGGACAACGACATTGAGCTTGAGATTGCAGCGAACACTAAGGATCCGAATGCACCAAAACCGGAAGGCAGCACAATGACTCCCGTACAGGGCGAGCAGCTCTCGATACCGGCAGGACTGCCGCGCACGCTGGAGTGCGCCCTCCAGCGCTATGGCACAAATTCATTCAAAAGTCCCATGGCCACGGTGCTTGATCCTAATGGCAAAATAACAACCACCCTGACGTACGGAAAGCTGCTGTCACGTGCACAAAAGATAGCCTACGCACTGTCCACGAAGATATTTAGCAAAGGACCCGAGCAAGTGACTTTGAAGCCGGGCGACCGTGTTGCTTTGGTTTATCCGAATAACGATCCATTGAG TTTTATAACAGCCTGGTATGGTTGCATGTTTCGTGGCTTGGTCCCTCTGCCAATAGAGCTGCCACTCTCCAGCTCCGACACACCTCCCCAGCAGGTTGGATTCCTGCTCAGTTCTTGCGGCATAACTGTGGCGCTCACGTCGGAGGCTTGCCTGAAAGGTCTGCCCAAATCGAATACCACGGGCGAAATTGCGAAGCTAAAAGGATGGCCCCGCTTGCAGTGGTTCGTGACTGAACACTTGCCCAAGCCCCCCAAGGAATTCAACGTTGGCAACTTACGCATCGATGATTCAGCAGCGTCCTATATTGAGTACACCACTGATAAGGAGGGCAGTGTTATGG GCGTGACTGTGACGCGGGCTTCTATGATCAATCATTGCCGGGCATTAACTATGGCCTGCCACTACACCGAGGGGGAGACCATTGTCTGTGTGCTAGATTTTAAAAGGGAAGTTGGCCTATGGCACGCAGTCTTGACCTCAGTTCTGAACGGCATGCATGTTATTTTCATACCCTATGCCTTGATGAAGCTGCGCCCCTCAAGCTGGATGCAATTGATCACGAAACATAGGGCCTCCTGCTGCTTGGTCAAGAGCCGTGACTTGCATTGGGGCCTATTGGCCACTAAAGACCACAAGGACATATCGCTGTCTTCATTGCGTATGCTACTAGTGGCCGACGGCGCCAATCCCTGGTCGCTTTCGTCGTGTGATCAGTTCTTGAACGTATTTCAAGCCAAAGGCTTACGCTCAGACGCCATATGCCCATGTGCAAGTAGTTCAGAAGTCTTTACCGTCTCGCTGCGTCGTCCGGGTCGTGGGTCATGTGGGTTTAGTCAGTCAGCCACAGGACGCGGTGTGCTCTCCATGGCAGCTCTGTCGCACGGCGTAGTAAGAGTGGACAGTGAAGATTCACTCACATCCCTAACACTGCAGGACTGCGGTCAAGTCATGCCGGCTGCGCAAATGGTGGTCGTGCGATCAGAGGGGGCCCCGGTCTTGTGCAAGACGGACCAAGTCGGAGAGATATGCGTTACAAGTGGTTCAACCAGCGCCAGCTACTTTGGGCTCGATGGAATGACAAATTCGACTTTTAAAGTTCAGCCCATATTGGAGGACTTTGATCAAACGAAAGAGGGTTCTGGGACGGGTACtggaactggcactggcaccggcactggcactggaTCTGTTGGCATCATTACGAAACCCATTGGCGATGAATACTACGTCAGGTCGGGGCTCTTGGGTTTCCTCGGCCCTGGAGGCTTGGTGTTCGTATGCGGTTCCCGGGATGGGCTCATGACGGTTACAGGACGAAAACACAACGCGGATGACATCATAGCAACAGTATTAGCAGTGGAACCCATGCGTTTCATTTACCGGGGACGCATAGCAGTATTTAGCATTAAAGTACTTCGCGACGAGCGCGTCTGTGTTATTGCTGAACAGCGGCCCGACTGCTCGGAGGAAGAAAGCTTCCAGTGGATGTCGCGTGTCCTTCAGGCCGTAGACTCCATTCACCAGGTCGGGATATATTGCCTAGCACTAGTGCCGCCGAACCATTTGCCGAAGACTCCCCTCGGGGGCATACATTTGTGCGAGGCAAGGCGTCGATTTTTAGAAGGATCCCTTCACCCCGCCAACGTGCTGATGTGTCCCCACACGTGCGTTACGAACTTGCCAAAGCCCAGGGAGTTGCATCAAG gtGTGCAAACTACTGCAAAACTAAGCTCATCATCTGGCTGTGGTATTACAGACACGGGTGTAGGACCAGCCTCTGTGATGGTTGGCAACTTAGTGCAGGGTAATCGTTTGGCTGAAGCACACGGACGGGACGTCGGACTGTCCTCCGAAGATTGTGAGCGCAAG CCTCAACTAATAACAGGAGTACTCCGTTGGCGCGCCAATACATCGCCGGATCATATTATATTTACTCTGCTAAATTCGAAGG GTGCCATTGCCAAAACGCTGACATGCTCCGAGCTGCACAAACGGGCCGAGAAGATAGCGGCCTTGCTGCAAGAACGTGGAAGAATCGAGCCTGGTGATCACGTTG CACTCATATTTCCCCCCGGACTCGATCTACTATGCGCATTCTATGGTTGTCTCTATCTGGGAGCAATACCTATAACCATAAGACCACCCCATCCTCAAAACCTAAACACTACTCTGCCCACGGTGCGCATGATCGTTGATGTGTCAAAAAGCGGCATTGTGCTCTCTATACAACCGATTATTAAGCTTCTCAAGTCCCGAGAAGCTGCCACATCCATCGACCCAAAGACATGGCCGCCTATATTGGATATTGATGACAACCCAAAACGCAAATATGCCGGCATAGCCACAGTCTCCTTTGACTCTAGCGCTTATTTGGACTTCAGTGTATCAACCTGCGGACGTCTTAGCGGTGTCAATATAACGCATCG ATCTCTCTCTAGTCTGTGTGCCAGTTTAAAATTGGCCTGTGAACTTTATCCGTCTCGTCATGTTGCGTTATGTTTGGATCCCTATTGTGGTCTTGGATTTGTAATGTGGACTCTTATTGGGGTGTACAGTGGTCACCACTCAATACTTATAGCCCCCTACGAGGTTGAAGCTAATCCCAGTTTGTGGCTGTCCACCCTCTCGCAGCACCGTGTTCGCGACACGTTCTGCTCATATGGTGTGATAGAGCTATGCACTAAAGCACTAAGCAATTCTATACCCTCTTTGAAGCAAAGAAATATAGACCTACGATGCGTGCGGACATGCGTTGTGGTAGCCGAGGAGCGCCCGAGAGTCCAGCTGACACAACAATTTTGCAAACTGTTCCAGGCCCTTGGTCTGAACACCCGATGCGTCTCCACTTCCTTCGGGTGCCGTGTGAATCCCGCCATTTGTGTGCAGGGGGCCAGTTCTGCGGAAAGTGCCCAGGTCTATGTGGATATGAGAGCGTTGCGCAACAACCGCGTGGCATTGGTTGAACGTGGTGCCCCGAATTCGTTGTGTGTCATTGAATCGGGCAAACTTCTACCAGGCGTAAAAGTTATAATAGCCAATCCCGATACCAAAGGACACTGTGGCGACTCACACTTGGGAGAAATTTGG GTACAAGCGCCCCATAATGCAAATGGATACTTTACCATATACGGCGACGAAACCGACTACAATGATCACTTCAACGCCAAACTGGTGACTGGGGCTACAGCTGAGATATACGCACGTACTGGGTATTTGGGTTTTTTGCGGCGCACAGAGTGTTCACAGGCAGCTTCGTTACTAGACGAGACCACACCAAGTGTGGCTAGTCGTGACAGTGATACCGAATCCCTGAATTCCATAAGTCAACTGCAACTAAACTTCTCCAACGCCTCGTTGGGGGGCAACTCCGAGCATAGCATAGTAAGTGGTGCCGGCAACTCCAATGACCAGGAGCTGCACGATGCAGTGTATGTGGTCGGGGCTGTTGATGAAGTGATCTCTTTACGGGGCATGAACTATCATCCAATTGATATTGAAAACTCAGTGATGCGGTGCCACAAAAAGATCGCTGAATG TGCCGTCTTCACCTGGACCAATTTGCTGGTCGTCGTTGTGGAGCTCGATGGCAATGAATCGGAGGCGTTGGACCTGGTTCCCCTGGTCACAAATACAGTATTGGAAGATCACCAACTAATAGTTGGCGTCGTTGTGGTTGTTGATCCAG GAGTGGTGCCTATTAACAGCCGTGGTGAAAAGCAACGGATGCATTTACGGGATGGCTTTCTTGCCGATCAGCTGGATCCCATCTACGTCGCATATAACATGTAA
- the LOC108151215 gene encoding disco-interacting protein 2 isoform X2, with protein MESTSSLPGYIREKLAELDLELSEGDITQKGYEKKRAKLLQPFLKKHEAISVDKAKSTPPPPYYNVKDANNSNSHGNINNDGVIVSSEGYSYVTEVPSLSSSQQRHSKKLDFHQSSSITASSAAQSGPAGTPGYENMRPQGGAVGDPGYQNTREPSGFQNQSHSSSNNSQHRQRRTQRKVTHNEKRYHSEVRQEAVQQALAALKGRPKPSLPMPSKRTSVLNRSPGCNDELDSSTDDESIPEETISPDKEYNYPRDHISNSMIPPEPIIKPPIRESSMSSQQHLRLDVKQSQTPNQKYSSSNSAAERRPPQNLPPLPTSDTSSMESPPIAYKRDSDFSDKAFKQKQFNAPDITQFNNAHRIADRVTRYVNVSQSELSETDANGKWKVSAKIQQLLNTLKRPKRRPLPEFYEDNDIELEIAANTKDPNAPKPEGSTMTPVQGEQLSIPAGLPRTLECALQRYGTNSFKSPMATVLDPNGKITTTLTYGKLLSRAQKIAYALSTKIFSKGPEQVTLKPGDRVALVYPNNDPLSFITAWYGCMFRGLVPLPIELPLSSSDTPPQQVGFLLSSCGITVALTSEACLKGLPKSNTTGEIAKLKGWPRLQWFVTEHLPKPPKEFNVGNLRIDDSAASYIEYTTDKEGSVMGVTVTRASMINHCRALTMACHYTEGETIVCVLDFKREVGLWHAVLTSVLNGMHVIFIPYALMKLRPSSWMQLITKHRASCCLVKSRDLHWGLLATKDHKDISLSSLRMLLVADGANPWSLSSCDQFLNVFQAKGLRSDAICPCASSSEVFTVSLRRPGRGSCGFSQSATGRGVLSMAALSHGVVRVDSEDSLTSLTLQDCGQVMPAAQMVVVRSEGAPVLCKTDQVGEICVTSGSTSASYFGLDGMTNSTFKVQPILEDFDQTKEGSGTGTGTGTGTGTGTGSVGIITKPIGDEYYVRSGLLGFLGPGGLVFVCGSRDGLMTVTGRKHNADDIIATVLAVEPMRFIYRGRIAVFSIKVLRDERVCVIAEQRPDCSEEESFQWMSRVLQAVDSIHQVGIYCLALVPPNHLPKTPLGGIHLCEARRRFLEGSLHPANVLMCPHTCVTNLPKPRELHQDTGVGPASVMVGNLVQGNRLAEAHGRDVGLSSEDCERKPQLITGVLRWRANTSPDHIIFTLLNSKGAIAKTLTCSELHKRAEKIAALLQERGRIEPGDHVALIFPPGLDLLCAFYGCLYLGAIPITIRPPHPQNLNTTLPTVRMIVDVSKSGIVLSIQPIIKLLKSREAATSIDPKTWPPILDIDDNPKRKYAGIATVSFDSSAYLDFSVSTCGRLSGVNITHRSLSSLCASLKLACELYPSRHVALCLDPYCGLGFVMWTLIGVYSGHHSILIAPYEVEANPSLWLSTLSQHRVRDTFCSYGVIELCTKALSNSIPSLKQRNIDLRCVRTCVVVAEERPRVQLTQQFCKLFQALGLNTRCVSTSFGCRVNPAICVQGASSAESAQVYVDMRALRNNRVALVERGAPNSLCVIESGKLLPGVKVIIANPDTKGHCGDSHLGEIWVQAPHNANGYFTIYGDETDYNDHFNAKLVTGATAEIYARTGYLGFLRRTECSQAASLLDETTPSVASRDSDTESLNSISQLQLNFSNASLGGNSEHSIVSGAGNSNDQELHDAVYVVGAVDEVISLRGMNYHPIDIENSVMRCHKKIAECAVFTWTNLLVVVVELDGNESEALDLVPLVTNTVLEDHQLIVGVVVVVDPGVVPINSRGEKQRMHLRDGFLADQLDPIYVAYNM; from the exons ATGGAGTCTACTTCCTCATTGCCTGGGTACATTCGCGAGAAACTCGCTGAATTAGATCTAGAGCTCTCAGAAG GCGACATCACGCAAAAGGGCTACGAAAAGAAGCGAGCCAAGTTATTGCAACCGTTTCTAAAAAAGCATGAAG CCATTAGCGTCGACAAGGCAAAAAGTACGCCGCCACCGCCATATTACAACGTTAAAGAtgccaacaacagcaacagtcaCGGAAACATCAATAATGATGGTGTCATAGTCTCCAGCGAAGGCTATAGCTATGTGACCGAAGTACCTTCTCTATCCTCTTCACAGCAAAGACATTCCAAAAAGTTAGACTTTCATCAGTCTTCCTCGATAACAGCATCATCAGCCGCTCAAAGCGGACCGGCTGGGACACCTGGGTACGAGAATATGCGCCCGCAAGGCGGTGCAGTCGGCGATCCAGGCTATCAGAATACACGCGAACCGAGCGGTTTTCAAAATCAGTCCCATTCCTCGTCAAATAATAGTCAACACCGCCAGCGACGCACACAGCGCAAAGTAACGCACAATGAGAAACGTTATCATTCGG AGGTGCGTCAGGAGGCCGTTCAGCAGGCCTTAGCAGCACTTAAAGGTCGACCGAAACCTAGTCTTCCGATGCCATCAAAGCGCACATCTGTGCTCAACCGTAGTCCTGGCTGTAACGATGAGCTGGACTCATCTACAGATGACGAATCGATACCAGAGGAGACCATTTCCCCCGACAAGGAGTACAACTATCCGCGCGATCACATAAGCAATAGCATGATACCACCAGAACCGATAATAAAACCACCAATTCGTGAATCATCCATGAGCTCGCAGCAGCATCTGCGACTTGATGTAAAACAGTCACAAACGCCAAATCAGAAGTATTCATCATCGAACAGTGCGGCAGAGAGACGGCCACCCCAAAATCTGCCCCCACTT CCAACATCTGATACATCGAGTATGGAGTCACCGCCTATTGCTTACAAGCGAGACAGTGACTTTTCGGACAAAGCATTTAAGCAGAAGCAGT TCAACGCTCCAGACATCACACAGTTTAATAATGCCCATCGCATTGCTGACCGCGTTACCCGATATGTGAACGTATCCCAAAGCGAACTTAGCGAGACAGATGCGAATGGTAAATGGAAGGTTTCCGCTAAAATACAGCAACTGCTGAACACGCTCAAGAGGCCCAAGCGTCGGCCACTGCCCGAATTCTATGAGGACAACGACATTGAGCTTGAGATTGCAGCGAACACTAAGGATCCGAATGCACCAAAACCGGAAGGCAGCACAATGACTCCCGTACAGGGCGAGCAGCTCTCGATACCGGCAGGACTGCCGCGCACGCTGGAGTGCGCCCTCCAGCGCTATGGCACAAATTCATTCAAAAGTCCCATGGCCACGGTGCTTGATCCTAATGGCAAAATAACAACCACCCTGACGTACGGAAAGCTGCTGTCACGTGCACAAAAGATAGCCTACGCACTGTCCACGAAGATATTTAGCAAAGGACCCGAGCAAGTGACTTTGAAGCCGGGCGACCGTGTTGCTTTGGTTTATCCGAATAACGATCCATTGAG TTTTATAACAGCCTGGTATGGTTGCATGTTTCGTGGCTTGGTCCCTCTGCCAATAGAGCTGCCACTCTCCAGCTCCGACACACCTCCCCAGCAGGTTGGATTCCTGCTCAGTTCTTGCGGCATAACTGTGGCGCTCACGTCGGAGGCTTGCCTGAAAGGTCTGCCCAAATCGAATACCACGGGCGAAATTGCGAAGCTAAAAGGATGGCCCCGCTTGCAGTGGTTCGTGACTGAACACTTGCCCAAGCCCCCCAAGGAATTCAACGTTGGCAACTTACGCATCGATGATTCAGCAGCGTCCTATATTGAGTACACCACTGATAAGGAGGGCAGTGTTATGG GCGTGACTGTGACGCGGGCTTCTATGATCAATCATTGCCGGGCATTAACTATGGCCTGCCACTACACCGAGGGGGAGACCATTGTCTGTGTGCTAGATTTTAAAAGGGAAGTTGGCCTATGGCACGCAGTCTTGACCTCAGTTCTGAACGGCATGCATGTTATTTTCATACCCTATGCCTTGATGAAGCTGCGCCCCTCAAGCTGGATGCAATTGATCACGAAACATAGGGCCTCCTGCTGCTTGGTCAAGAGCCGTGACTTGCATTGGGGCCTATTGGCCACTAAAGACCACAAGGACATATCGCTGTCTTCATTGCGTATGCTACTAGTGGCCGACGGCGCCAATCCCTGGTCGCTTTCGTCGTGTGATCAGTTCTTGAACGTATTTCAAGCCAAAGGCTTACGCTCAGACGCCATATGCCCATGTGCAAGTAGTTCAGAAGTCTTTACCGTCTCGCTGCGTCGTCCGGGTCGTGGGTCATGTGGGTTTAGTCAGTCAGCCACAGGACGCGGTGTGCTCTCCATGGCAGCTCTGTCGCACGGCGTAGTAAGAGTGGACAGTGAAGATTCACTCACATCCCTAACACTGCAGGACTGCGGTCAAGTCATGCCGGCTGCGCAAATGGTGGTCGTGCGATCAGAGGGGGCCCCGGTCTTGTGCAAGACGGACCAAGTCGGAGAGATATGCGTTACAAGTGGTTCAACCAGCGCCAGCTACTTTGGGCTCGATGGAATGACAAATTCGACTTTTAAAGTTCAGCCCATATTGGAGGACTTTGATCAAACGAAAGAGGGTTCTGGGACGGGTACtggaactggcactggcaccggcactggcactggaTCTGTTGGCATCATTACGAAACCCATTGGCGATGAATACTACGTCAGGTCGGGGCTCTTGGGTTTCCTCGGCCCTGGAGGCTTGGTGTTCGTATGCGGTTCCCGGGATGGGCTCATGACGGTTACAGGACGAAAACACAACGCGGATGACATCATAGCAACAGTATTAGCAGTGGAACCCATGCGTTTCATTTACCGGGGACGCATAGCAGTATTTAGCATTAAAGTACTTCGCGACGAGCGCGTCTGTGTTATTGCTGAACAGCGGCCCGACTGCTCGGAGGAAGAAAGCTTCCAGTGGATGTCGCGTGTCCTTCAGGCCGTAGACTCCATTCACCAGGTCGGGATATATTGCCTAGCACTAGTGCCGCCGAACCATTTGCCGAAGACTCCCCTCGGGGGCATACATTTGTGCGAGGCAAGGCGTCGATTTTTAGAAGGATCCCTTCACCCCGCCAACGTGCTGATGTGTCCCCACACGTGCGTTACGAACTTGCCAAAGCCCAGGGAGTTGCATCAAG ACACGGGTGTAGGACCAGCCTCTGTGATGGTTGGCAACTTAGTGCAGGGTAATCGTTTGGCTGAAGCACACGGACGGGACGTCGGACTGTCCTCCGAAGATTGTGAGCGCAAG CCTCAACTAATAACAGGAGTACTCCGTTGGCGCGCCAATACATCGCCGGATCATATTATATTTACTCTGCTAAATTCGAAGG GTGCCATTGCCAAAACGCTGACATGCTCCGAGCTGCACAAACGGGCCGAGAAGATAGCGGCCTTGCTGCAAGAACGTGGAAGAATCGAGCCTGGTGATCACGTTG CACTCATATTTCCCCCCGGACTCGATCTACTATGCGCATTCTATGGTTGTCTCTATCTGGGAGCAATACCTATAACCATAAGACCACCCCATCCTCAAAACCTAAACACTACTCTGCCCACGGTGCGCATGATCGTTGATGTGTCAAAAAGCGGCATTGTGCTCTCTATACAACCGATTATTAAGCTTCTCAAGTCCCGAGAAGCTGCCACATCCATCGACCCAAAGACATGGCCGCCTATATTGGATATTGATGACAACCCAAAACGCAAATATGCCGGCATAGCCACAGTCTCCTTTGACTCTAGCGCTTATTTGGACTTCAGTGTATCAACCTGCGGACGTCTTAGCGGTGTCAATATAACGCATCG ATCTCTCTCTAGTCTGTGTGCCAGTTTAAAATTGGCCTGTGAACTTTATCCGTCTCGTCATGTTGCGTTATGTTTGGATCCCTATTGTGGTCTTGGATTTGTAATGTGGACTCTTATTGGGGTGTACAGTGGTCACCACTCAATACTTATAGCCCCCTACGAGGTTGAAGCTAATCCCAGTTTGTGGCTGTCCACCCTCTCGCAGCACCGTGTTCGCGACACGTTCTGCTCATATGGTGTGATAGAGCTATGCACTAAAGCACTAAGCAATTCTATACCCTCTTTGAAGCAAAGAAATATAGACCTACGATGCGTGCGGACATGCGTTGTGGTAGCCGAGGAGCGCCCGAGAGTCCAGCTGACACAACAATTTTGCAAACTGTTCCAGGCCCTTGGTCTGAACACCCGATGCGTCTCCACTTCCTTCGGGTGCCGTGTGAATCCCGCCATTTGTGTGCAGGGGGCCAGTTCTGCGGAAAGTGCCCAGGTCTATGTGGATATGAGAGCGTTGCGCAACAACCGCGTGGCATTGGTTGAACGTGGTGCCCCGAATTCGTTGTGTGTCATTGAATCGGGCAAACTTCTACCAGGCGTAAAAGTTATAATAGCCAATCCCGATACCAAAGGACACTGTGGCGACTCACACTTGGGAGAAATTTGG GTACAAGCGCCCCATAATGCAAATGGATACTTTACCATATACGGCGACGAAACCGACTACAATGATCACTTCAACGCCAAACTGGTGACTGGGGCTACAGCTGAGATATACGCACGTACTGGGTATTTGGGTTTTTTGCGGCGCACAGAGTGTTCACAGGCAGCTTCGTTACTAGACGAGACCACACCAAGTGTGGCTAGTCGTGACAGTGATACCGAATCCCTGAATTCCATAAGTCAACTGCAACTAAACTTCTCCAACGCCTCGTTGGGGGGCAACTCCGAGCATAGCATAGTAAGTGGTGCCGGCAACTCCAATGACCAGGAGCTGCACGATGCAGTGTATGTGGTCGGGGCTGTTGATGAAGTGATCTCTTTACGGGGCATGAACTATCATCCAATTGATATTGAAAACTCAGTGATGCGGTGCCACAAAAAGATCGCTGAATG TGCCGTCTTCACCTGGACCAATTTGCTGGTCGTCGTTGTGGAGCTCGATGGCAATGAATCGGAGGCGTTGGACCTGGTTCCCCTGGTCACAAATACAGTATTGGAAGATCACCAACTAATAGTTGGCGTCGTTGTGGTTGTTGATCCAG GAGTGGTGCCTATTAACAGCCGTGGTGAAAAGCAACGGATGCATTTACGGGATGGCTTTCTTGCCGATCAGCTGGATCCCATCTACGTCGCATATAACATGTAA